A window from Pseudomonas sp. Tri1 encodes these proteins:
- a CDS encoding acyl-CoA thioesterase, with protein MRSKGVLHVDTRIEVPFFDVDSMNVVWHGHYVKYLEVARCALLDLIGHNYNDMLESGHAWPIIDLQLRYVRSAVFGQTLTVRASLVEWENRLKINYLISDAATGERLTRASSVQVAVDMASREMLLASPRVFVDAVERKLP; from the coding sequence ATGCGCAGTAAGGGAGTCCTGCACGTCGACACCCGGATCGAGGTGCCGTTTTTCGACGTCGATTCGATGAACGTGGTCTGGCACGGTCATTACGTCAAATACCTGGAAGTGGCCCGCTGCGCCTTGCTCGACCTGATCGGCCACAACTACAACGACATGCTCGAGTCCGGCCATGCGTGGCCAATCATCGACCTGCAACTGCGCTACGTACGCAGCGCCGTGTTCGGCCAGACCCTGACCGTGCGCGCCAGCCTGGTGGAATGGGAAAACCGGCTGAAGATCAACTACCTGATCAGCGACGCGGCAACCGGCGAACGCCTGACCCGCGCCAGCTCCGTGCAGGTGGCCGTGGACATGGCCAGCCGGGAAATGCTGCTGGCCTCGCCCCGGGTGTTTGTCGATGCCGTCGAAAGGAAGCTGCCATGA
- a CDS encoding class I SAM-dependent methyltransferase, producing MSYLSDNYVEETRFGFWFLRSRTWQHHVLRVAINDLRSLFSTPLPANPVLLDAGCGQGKSFQYLRQVFTPQRLIGVDADPHSLDLSLEEATRQGMTVELIGSDCATLAVPDASVDLLFCHQTFHHLVEQEKALAEFYRVLKPGGYLMFAESTEAYIDTWVIRWLFRHPMHVQKSAAQYLDMIRSQGFQFEARNVSYPYLWWSRAKDFGLLERFGLRRPKPFGEREETLVNVVARKPVEGASG from the coding sequence ATGAGCTACCTGAGCGACAACTACGTCGAAGAGACCCGCTTCGGTTTCTGGTTCCTGCGCAGCCGCACCTGGCAGCACCATGTGTTGCGGGTAGCGATCAACGACCTGCGCAGCCTGTTCAGTACCCCGCTGCCGGCCAACCCGGTGCTGCTGGACGCCGGCTGCGGCCAGGGCAAATCGTTCCAGTACCTGCGCCAGGTGTTCACGCCGCAGCGCCTGATCGGGGTCGACGCCGACCCCCATAGTCTCGACCTGAGCTTGGAGGAAGCGACGCGCCAGGGCATGACCGTGGAACTGATCGGCAGCGATTGCGCGACGTTGGCGGTGCCGGATGCCAGCGTCGACCTGTTGTTCTGCCACCAGACCTTCCATCATCTGGTGGAGCAGGAAAAAGCCCTCGCCGAGTTCTATCGCGTACTCAAGCCCGGTGGCTACCTGATGTTCGCCGAATCCACCGAGGCCTACATCGATACCTGGGTGATCCGCTGGCTGTTCCGTCACCCCATGCACGTGCAGAAAAGTGCCGCCCAGTACCTGGACATGATCCGCAGCCAAGGCTTCCAATTCGAAGCCCGCAACGTGTCCTACCCATATCTGTGGTGGAGTCGCGCCAAGGACTTCGGCTTGCTGGAGCGTTTTGGCCTGCGCCGCCCCAAGCCGTTCGGCGAGCGGGAGGAAACCCTGGTCAATGTGGTGGCTCGCAAGCCCGTCGAAGGAGCCAGCGGATGA
- a CDS encoding outer membrane lipoprotein carrier protein LolA, translating to MKRLSAWLLLCCLSPLAQAFDLQQLSEQLARPDVIHGQFIQEKHLRALPQPLTSKGRFVLAKNHGLLWLLQTPLQQDYRITAQGIARRDGNAWQMLPNKSAGAEQNRLFLAVLQGDSSGLQRDFELSLSGEPQQWKLTLTPRSVLLKQVFNQINIDGGELVQRIELLETQGDSTVLRMQDATSTQPLSEAEQHDFAE from the coding sequence ATGAAGCGCCTGTCAGCCTGGCTGCTGTTGTGCTGCCTGTCGCCCCTGGCCCAGGCCTTCGACCTGCAACAGCTGAGTGAGCAACTGGCCCGCCCGGACGTGATCCACGGGCAGTTCATTCAGGAAAAACACCTGCGCGCCCTGCCCCAGCCCCTCACCAGCAAGGGCCGTTTTGTCCTGGCGAAAAACCACGGCCTGCTCTGGCTGCTGCAAACCCCGCTGCAACAGGACTACCGCATCACCGCGCAAGGCATCGCCCGGCGCGATGGCAACGCCTGGCAAATGCTGCCGAACAAGAGCGCCGGCGCCGAGCAGAACCGTCTGTTCCTGGCGGTGTTACAAGGCGACAGCAGTGGCTTGCAACGGGATTTCGAACTGAGCCTGTCCGGTGAGCCGCAACAATGGAAGCTCACCCTGACACCGCGCTCGGTGCTGCTCAAACAGGTCTTCAACCAGATCAACATCGACGGCGGCGAACTGGTGCAGCGCATTGAACTGCTGGAAACCCAGGGCGACAGCACCGTGCTGCGCATGCAGGACGCTACCAGCACGCAACCCTTGAGCGAAGCGGAGCAACATGATTTTGCCGAGTGA
- a CDS encoding aromatic amino acid ammonia-lyase, with product MTKPTLEPVTFGERPLRIEDVLALANRQAPTQLQDDPAFRQRIAKGAQFLDSLLDKEGVIYGVTTGYGDSCVVAVPLHHVEALPRHLYTFHGCGLGKLLDAQATRAVLAARLQSLCHGVSGVRVELLERLQAFLEHDILPLIPEEGSVGASGDLTPLSYVAATLSGERDVMFRGERRLAADVHRELGWTPLVLRPKEALALMNGTAVMTGLACLAFARADYLLQLATRITALNVVALQGNPEHFDERLFAAKPHPGQMQVAAWLRQDLAIDAPTAPLHRLQDRYSLRCAPHVLGVLADSLNWLRSFIETELNSANDNPIIDAEAERVLHGGHFYGGHIAFAMDSLKNLVANVADLLDRQLALLVDERYNHGLPSNLSGASADRAMLNHGFKAVQIGTSAWTAEALKNTMPASVFSRSTECHNQDKVSMGTIAARDAIRVLELTEQVAAATLLAANQGVWLRSRAEDARPLPPALAAMREQLAEDFPPVIEDRALEGELRLCLQRIAAQHWRLHAQ from the coding sequence ATGACGAAGCCCACTCTTGAGCCGGTAACCTTCGGCGAACGCCCCTTGCGCATCGAAGATGTCTTGGCCCTGGCCAACCGTCAGGCGCCGACACAGTTGCAGGATGACCCGGCGTTCCGCCAGCGCATCGCCAAGGGTGCGCAATTCCTCGACTCTTTGCTGGACAAGGAAGGCGTGATCTACGGCGTAACCACCGGTTACGGCGATTCCTGCGTGGTGGCCGTGCCATTGCACCACGTCGAAGCCCTGCCACGTCACTTGTATACGTTCCACGGCTGCGGCCTGGGCAAGCTGCTGGACGCCCAGGCCACCCGTGCAGTGCTGGCGGCGCGTTTGCAGTCGCTGTGCCACGGCGTGTCCGGGGTACGGGTGGAGTTGCTGGAACGCCTGCAGGCCTTTCTCGAACACGACATCCTGCCGCTGATCCCGGAAGAAGGTTCAGTGGGTGCCAGCGGCGACCTGACGCCGCTGTCCTACGTCGCCGCGACCCTGTCCGGCGAACGGGACGTGATGTTCCGTGGCGAACGCCGTCTGGCCGCCGATGTGCACCGCGAGCTGGGCTGGACCCCGTTGGTGCTGCGACCCAAGGAAGCCCTGGCGCTGATGAACGGCACCGCCGTGATGACCGGCCTGGCCTGCCTGGCCTTCGCCCGCGCGGACTACCTGCTGCAGCTGGCGACCCGCATCACCGCGCTCAACGTCGTCGCCCTGCAAGGCAATCCGGAACACTTCGACGAACGCTTGTTCGCCGCCAAGCCACACCCAGGGCAGATGCAAGTTGCCGCGTGGCTGCGCCAGGACCTGGCGATCGACGCCCCGACCGCGCCGCTGCATCGCCTGCAGGATCGCTATTCCCTGCGCTGCGCACCCCATGTGCTCGGCGTGCTGGCCGACAGCCTGAACTGGCTGCGTTCGTTCATCGAAACCGAACTCAACAGCGCCAACGACAACCCGATCATCGACGCCGAAGCCGAGCGGGTGCTGCACGGTGGGCATTTCTACGGCGGGCATATCGCCTTCGCCATGGACAGCCTGAAGAACCTGGTGGCCAACGTCGCCGACTTGCTGGATCGGCAACTCGCGCTGCTGGTGGACGAGCGTTACAACCATGGCCTGCCGAGCAACCTGTCCGGCGCCAGCGCCGACCGGGCAATGCTCAACCATGGTTTCAAGGCCGTGCAGATCGGCACCAGCGCCTGGACCGCCGAAGCCCTGAAAAACACCATGCCGGCCAGCGTGTTCTCACGCTCCACCGAATGCCACAACCAGGACAAGGTGAGCATGGGCACCATCGCCGCCCGGGATGCGATCCGCGTGCTGGAGCTGACCGAACAAGTGGCCGCCGCGACGCTACTGGCCGCCAACCAGGGCGTGTGGCTGCGCAGCCGTGCTGAAGACGCGCGACCACTGCCGCCGGCCCTGGCCGCCATGCGCGAACAACTGGCCGAGGACTTCCCACCGGTGATCGAAGACCGTGCCCTGGAAGGCGAACTGCGCCTGTGCCTGCAGCGCATCGCCGCACAACACTGGAGGCTGCATGCGCAGTAA
- a CDS encoding NAD(P)/FAD-dependent oxidoreductase — MPVTETEYRQVVIIGAGPSGAIAAALLKRKGHDVLVIERQHFPRFSIGESLLSHCLDFVEEAGMLDAVNAAGFQRKNGAAFAWGERYSAFDFGDTFSNGKPTTFQVQRADFDKLLADQAALQGVEIRYGQAIASVDFDAPKPRLGVQREDGSEYRVEADFVLDASGYGRVLPRLLDLEAPSNFPVRQAVFTHIEDRIDAATFDREKILITTHPSKRDVWFWTIPFSDGRCSVGVVAAAEHFAGRTDDLDACLRGFIDETPSLAGVLQNAVWDTPARTIGGYSANVKTLHGPGFALLGNAAEFLDPVFSSGVTIAMRSASMAADVLHRQLQGESVDWQSEFAEPLKRGVDTFRCYVEGWYAGTFQDVIFYTEGSDDIRRMISSILAGYAWDQRNPFVSEPKRRLRMLSEICASPAP, encoded by the coding sequence ATGCCTGTTACTGAAACGGAATATCGCCAGGTCGTCATCATCGGCGCCGGCCCTTCCGGCGCCATCGCGGCCGCACTGCTCAAGCGCAAGGGCCACGATGTACTGGTCATCGAGCGTCAGCATTTCCCACGGTTCTCTATCGGCGAAAGCCTGTTGTCCCATTGCCTGGACTTCGTCGAAGAGGCCGGCATGCTCGACGCGGTGAACGCCGCCGGATTCCAGCGCAAGAACGGTGCGGCGTTCGCCTGGGGCGAGCGCTACAGCGCCTTCGACTTCGGCGACACCTTCAGCAACGGCAAGCCCACGACCTTCCAGGTGCAGCGCGCGGACTTCGACAAGTTGCTGGCCGATCAGGCGGCGCTGCAAGGTGTGGAGATCCGCTATGGCCAAGCCATTGCCAGCGTCGATTTCGATGCACCGAAACCCCGACTGGGCGTGCAACGCGAGGACGGCAGCGAGTACCGGGTCGAGGCCGATTTCGTGCTCGACGCCAGCGGCTACGGGCGAGTCTTGCCGCGCCTGCTGGACCTTGAGGCACCGTCGAATTTTCCGGTACGCCAAGCGGTGTTCACCCACATTGAAGATCGCATCGACGCTGCGACCTTCGACCGCGAAAAGATCCTCATCACCACCCACCCGAGCAAGCGCGACGTGTGGTTCTGGACCATTCCGTTCAGCGACGGACGTTGCTCGGTGGGCGTGGTCGCCGCCGCGGAACATTTCGCCGGCCGCACCGACGACCTAGACGCCTGCCTGCGCGGTTTCATCGACGAAACCCCAAGCCTGGCCGGAGTGCTGCAGAACGCGGTGTGGGATACCCCGGCGCGGACCATTGGTGGCTACTCGGCCAACGTCAAGACCCTGCACGGCCCTGGCTTCGCCCTGCTGGGCAACGCCGCGGAATTCCTCGACCCGGTGTTCTCCTCCGGTGTGACCATCGCCATGCGCTCGGCGAGCATGGCCGCCGACGTGCTGCATCGCCAGCTGCAAGGCGAGAGCGTGGACTGGCAGAGCGAGTTCGCCGAACCGCTCAAGCGCGGCGTCGATACCTTCCGCTGCTACGTCGAGGGCTGGTACGCCGGCACGTTCCAGGACGTGATTTTCTACACCGAAGGCTCGGACGACATTCGGCGCATGATCAGCTCGATCCTGGCCGGCTATGCCTGGGATCAGCGCAACCCGTTCGTCAGCGAACCCAAGCGGCGCCTGCGCATGCTCTCGGAAATCTGCGCGAGCCCGGCACCATGA